One part of the Actinotignum schaalii genome encodes these proteins:
- the ybaK gene encoding Cys-tRNA(Pro) deacylase — translation MSSKKNKPAGTPALLALEKAGVEFTILEYEQSLHHEHGFALDSAAELGMDPRVIFKTLLARVDGKAVCAVVPAAAMLNLKSLAKAAGGKKAAMMDPHDAEKLTGYVTGGISPLGQKQRSPIFIDASARKLETMVVSGGKRGLSVRLAPADLAAAARATFAPVADFSRHT, via the coding sequence ATGTCGTCAAAGAAAAATAAGCCGGCCGGGACTCCGGCCCTCCTCGCCCTGGAGAAAGCCGGCGTGGAGTTCACGATTCTTGAGTACGAACAAAGTTTGCATCACGAGCACGGATTCGCCCTCGATTCCGCCGCTGAGCTGGGGATGGATCCCCGTGTTATTTTCAAAACCCTGCTGGCGCGGGTGGATGGGAAGGCGGTGTGCGCGGTGGTGCCGGCTGCCGCCATGCTCAATCTCAAGTCCCTGGCGAAAGCGGCCGGCGGCAAAAAGGCCGCGATGATGGATCCGCATGATGCCGAGAAACTCACCGGCTACGTGACCGGGGGAATTTCGCCGCTGGGTCAAAAACAGCGCAGCCCGATTTTCATTGATGCCTCGGCGCGCAAGCTGGAGACGATGGTGGTCTCGGGTGGAAAACGCGGGCTGTCGGTGCGGCTGGCTCCGGCGGATCTAGCGGCCGCGGCGCGCGCGACGTTCGCGCCGGTGGCTGATTTTAGCCGGCACACCTAG